The sequence TCtgtggttgttcaacagctagttgtgattttggtgcttttgcaggaggagatgagcagaATCCTTCTACTCCTccatcttgaaccagaagccCTGGACATGCTCGCTTTCACTTGTAGGTCTTTTCTTGGTTGTGACTCAGAAAGGCCAAGTCCTCTTTCAGTTTGACTCCAGgtctttctcttcagtttttctaCCTGGTTGCTAGTTATGACCCTCTCCTCAATCTGGTTAAGTATTCATGTCAAGTATTGTTCTTCTGAAAACAGAATTTCTGTCTCTAATACCAAGTTCAACAGTGATCCCTTGCCtgcttgcttagtcactaagatgtatccaactctttgcaaccccatggactgtagccttccaggctcctctgtccatggatttcccaggcaagaatactggaatgggttggcataCCCAGGGAATCTGCCTGACCCTGGGTCAAACCTGAGtcgcttacatctcctgcattggaaagcagattctttaccactcgccACCATTCCCCAAAAAGGACACTAATTTTGAATAAAGATTTCACCAAAGATAAGTAAATGACAATaagtgcatgaaaagatgttcaacatcattagtcattaggaaaatacaaatcaagtCTCACAAAAGGACACGTCACTTCATACTCATTCACTTAAATAATTAAAGGGACTAAAgactgacaatttaaaaaaatgaaaagttgtgGAAAAATTATAACCCTCATACATTGCTTGTTGAAATGAAATTAGTGCAACCACTTGTAGAAGACAGTTTCTCAAAAGTTTTGACATGTAAGTACCAcaggacccagcaattccactcttaggtatataTCCTAAACATATGAAaatccacacacaaaaattacatcaatgttcattgcagcattattcagaaTACCCTAAGCCTGACAATGACagaaatgtctatcaactgatgaagGCATACCAAAATGTAGTATAGCcacataatagaatattactcaggtatGAAGAAAGACTAAAAATGAGTTTTCAGCCATAAAACCATGTTGCAAcatgatgaaccttgaaaacattaactGAAAGGATCTAGTCGCAGAAgaccacatactgtatgattccatttatgtgagtATCCTGAACAGGCAGATCCATAGTGACAGAAAGTTGATTAATGGTACCCTAGGGTTAGGATCAGGGTTGGGATGCATGGAAGTGGGAATCAGGATTTCCTCATGCTAATGTGAATGCAGTTTCTTTTTGAGGAGTTGAAAGTGTTCTGAAGttagactgtggtgatggttgcacaactctgtgactaTCCAGAgatcactgaactgtacagttttaATGGGTAAATCTCATTGGATGTgaaatcatatctcaataaaaccataatttttttttaaaaaagcagtggaTGAGTTTTACAgcagataaaaaattaaattgaatcaTCCAAGAAAGGCTCTTAAAACTATGTTAGGTTCAGAGGACTCTCAAAAACTAACACATTTACAGACTTTCCCTGCTTCAACCCTGTTTATCTCAGGAACATCTAGTCATCGGTCTTGTTTCTACTAAAACATGATTTCTTTGGGAATCTTCCTTAACCATTCTATTTCCTTAGACCCAAAACTGAGCATTGCATTCAAAGATACATTGTCATAACCTCCTTTTTTATCATTAAATTGTGTATCTCCTGCCAATATGGGATTTACATGTATAGTCTCTTCACCACTGTATTGTCAGAGACAATCACAGAAACTGTCAAAAAAGAGACACTCAATACTTTTAGAGTAATAAgtgaaatatataattattatacatCCCTAaggataaatgcatttttttaattttttaagggagtcactttttaaatatctgtttttaattggaggataattgccttgcAGTGTCCTGTTTtgttctgctgtacaacaatgtgaataatccataaatatgcatatatttcccCCTCTTGATGctacctccctcccaccaccatcccatgcctctaggttgtcacagggcattgggttgagctccctgtgttgtgCAACACCTTCCCAcgattttacacatggtaatgtatacgTTTcactgctgctctctcaattcaccCCACATTCGCCCCTcattgtgtccacaagtctgtcctctatgCCTCTGTCTCTATTCCTGATCTACAAATAAATTCACCgctccatttttctagattccatgtatatgcactAATATGCAatgcaaattcattttaaaattaattctcattggaatatagttgatttccaaagttgtgttggtttttgctgtacagcaaagtgaatcaattaccatatacatatattcagccccttttcagattcttttcgcatataggtcattacaaagtattgagaaCAGTACCCTGAGCTCTATAGGAGGTCcttactagttatctgttttaaatatagtagcatgtatatgtcaatcccagtcacccaatttatcccccctcctttcccccttggtgactataagcttgttttctacatctgtgactttatttctgttttgtaaacaggcTCATTTATACACTTTTTTTGAGGTACTGCATATaatcaatatcatatgatatttgtctttctctgtctgacttacttcactcagtatgacaatctctaggtccattcatgtcactgcagatggcattatttgtttctttctgactcaGCAATATTCCATCATAAATATGTACCATCTTCTTGATcacaaatgcattttttattcTCTCCCTTCTCAGCTGCTGGCTCCACTCAGAAGAGGGATTTAAATGGGGTTTCCTTGGACCAGTCTGTGCCATCTTCTCTGTGAGTGATGACATCAAAGCATCTTTAATACTCAGCTaagcatcatttaaaaaagagaactaaaagtgggggggggggggcgtgggtTGGTGACAGAGGTGACAAGAACAGGAGTGTTCCTGGGTCACCACGGGATTGGTTCCATTTTCTAAGACCATTCTTAAAACTTAACACACTAATATGGTTAAAAATAGAAACTACTTAAGTGTGGAAATGATGTTGGACAGGCTGGACAATGGACTGAAATTTTATTCAATAAATCTTTTCTGGTTTCCTGAAGGTCAATTTAGCTTTCTTTCTGATGACCCTTTGGATTTTGAAAAGCAAACTCTGTTCCCTCAACAGTGAGGTGTCCACCCTGCAGAACACGAGGTAAGATGGAGAGGAGACTGACAGCTCTGCAGATGTGTGGTTGCAAAAGTGAAGGCATGTGCCTGAACAGTTGCTTGTGTCCATTCTCAGGTTTTCTAAGGAATCCCAGAGTAAAATGAATGGAGGTGTCCTAAGGCAGCAAGTTCAGACCCAGTTGTGTTCTCGATCCATCTCTAATTCCAGTTTTGACCTTGTGACTCCCTCAGCAACATTCTCTGGACTTTGTCAGCAGTCTTATGACAAATGTGCAGAGAACAGTTATGTTCCCATGAAGCGCTTAGAGGAATCTGTGACCACTTCCACAGTCTAGCACACTTTCACACCCCACATTTCAAGCTCGTTCTCACCTCTCTCCCACTCCTCTTCCTGGTAAAAATCCAGTGAACATTAAATCTTCCAGGAGGTTTAGGCAGTGCTTTGTTCCAGGAAATCTTGTGCATATCTGATgctctttcttttgcatttctaccaTTATCTTTTCTAAATTAGGCATCTTACTGTTTTGTTGTATTAGTCATTTGAGTAGATCATGAGCTTTATGAAAATAGAAATCTCGCCTTTGTGATGTTTAATGCCCAGGACCCAACACAGAGTGTGACGCATGGTACTTCCTCTGGAACTTTGGTTGAATGAAATTAGGTATCTCCACAGAGGATTATAAAGCTTTTGCAACTTATGAAGTGTCACTTCCCTTTCCATCCAAATCAAAATGTCATTCTAGACCTCAGTGGCATTTCTATTGTGGAGCATCATTGACAGCAAAGAATAAAACCAATCACAACCCAGTCTGAGAAGTCATTACCAACAGGAAAGGAAGGAGCATCCATGGGTGAAGATGAGAATGGCTCTGGTTGTGTCAGGAACTTACTTTCTCCTCCTACCCAGGATGCTGACATTTAAAGCCACAGCTCAGCTCTTCATCTTGGGATGCACGTGGTTTCTGGGACTCCTGCAGGTGGGACCGGCTGCCCACGTCATGGCCTACCTCTTCACCATCATCAACAGCCTGCAGGGTGTCTTCATCTTCCTGGTGTACTGCCTCCTCAGCAAGCAGGTACCACTGTCTTGACTCCCTGTCACGACTCGTCCCATCCTCAGTCCTCTCAGGTGAGCTGACTCAGAGCATGCTTTGCAGGTCCGTGAGCAATACAGGAAATGGTTGAAAAGAATCAGGAAATCCAAAGCCAAGTCTGAGAAGTACACGCTGTCCAGCAGGACCATGTCTGATGATTGCAAACACAGTGAGGTAAGATCATGCACTTCCCCCAGAGCACTTCACTAACCAATTCATTCATCAGCACATGCCTAGCACACTGGACAACTGCATATGAGCTGTTGCTGTCTTAGGATGGCTTACCCTTTGTTTACTATTTGACTCATTCTCAAGTGacattggtggtaaagaatccacctgtcagtgcaggagatgccagatacctggatttgaaccctgggtcaggaagatcctctaggtAGAAAATGGCAAtgaactccaatattcttgcctggaaaattccatggacaaaggagcttggcaggtacagtccattgggttgcacacaaccagacactactgagcatgcatgcatgcgcacaacacacacacacacacacacacactaaccaTTAGCAGTAATCTCTGTTTgtttacaaaatgtatttcacCTGTATTCCTTTGGGAACTGTGTCCATCTTGACTCATATCAATATtcttattgaacacttactatgtgccatgcATGATTAACTAAATAAGCAACTATCAATGATCTGAAGTGGTGAG is a genomic window of Ovis canadensis isolate MfBH-ARS-UI-01 breed Bighorn chromosome 5, ARS-UI_OviCan_v2, whole genome shotgun sequence containing:
- the LOC138440815 gene encoding adhesion G protein-coupled receptor E2-like produces the protein MTLWILKSKLCSLNSEVSTLQNTRMLTFKATAQLFILGCTWFLGLLQVGPAAHVMAYLFTIINSLQGVFIFLVYCLLSKQVREQYRKWLKRIRKSKAKSEKYTLSSRTMSDDCKHSEEA